A portion of the Pseudomonas synxantha BG33R genome contains these proteins:
- a CDS encoding Bax inhibitor-1/YccA family protein translates to MREQNYAVNGNAQAEQLEVSRVLRNTYGLLALTLAFSGVMAYVAQQMRVGYPNIFVVLIGFYGLFFLTNKLRDSAWGLVSAFALTGFMGFILGPILNRYLGMAGGAEVVSSAFAMTALVFGGLSAYVLISRKDMSFLGGFITAGFFVLLAAVVASMFFQISGLQLAISAGFVLFSSVCILFQTSAIIHGGERNYIMATISLYVSIYNLFISLLQIFGIMSRDD, encoded by the coding sequence ATGCGCGAACAGAATTACGCAGTGAATGGCAACGCGCAGGCTGAGCAGCTTGAAGTCAGCCGCGTGTTGCGCAATACGTACGGCTTGCTCGCCTTGACGCTCGCATTCAGCGGCGTGATGGCGTATGTGGCCCAACAGATGCGCGTTGGTTATCCGAATATCTTTGTCGTGCTGATCGGCTTCTATGGTCTGTTCTTCCTGACCAACAAGCTGCGCGATTCGGCCTGGGGCCTGGTGTCGGCGTTTGCCTTGACCGGTTTCATGGGCTTTATCCTCGGCCCGATCCTCAACCGTTACCTCGGCATGGCCGGCGGTGCGGAAGTGGTCAGTTCGGCGTTTGCCATGACGGCGCTGGTATTTGGTGGCCTGTCGGCCTACGTGCTGATCAGCCGTAAGGACATGAGCTTCCTGGGTGGTTTCATCACCGCAGGCTTCTTCGTGTTGCTGGCGGCGGTGGTGGCCAGCATGTTCTTCCAGATCAGCGGTCTGCAACTGGCGATCAGCGCAGGTTTTGTGCTGTTTTCCTCGGTGTGCATCCTGTTCCAGACCAGCGCCATCATCCACGGTGGTGAGCGTAACTACATCATGGCCACCATCAGCCTGTATGTATCGATCTACAACCTGTTCATCAGCCTGTTGCAGATCTTCGGCATCATGAGCCGCGACGACTGA
- the murB gene encoding UDP-N-acetylmuramate dehydrogenase gives MTLQVLAQVSLKPFNSFGIDVRAQLFAEAHSDAEVREAIAYAAAHAVPLLVIGGGSNLLLTQDVPALVLRMATEGIRVLHDDGVHVVVEAEAGEAWHPFVLWTLEHGFCGLENLSLIPGTVGAAPMQNIGAYGVEIKDVFAGLTALDRQTGELRDFSLDECNFAYRDSLFKHEVGRWLILRVRFALSRTTHLKLDYGPVQQRLTAQGITHATPSDVSRAICSIRREKLPDPAELGNAGSFFKNPLVSQALAAELQSQYPDLVAYPQADGQMKLAAGWLIDKAGWKGFRDGDAGVHKLQALVLVNYGAATGREIANLALRIQQDIFKRFKVELEMEPNQY, from the coding sequence ATGACCTTGCAAGTGCTTGCGCAGGTATCGCTCAAGCCATTCAACAGCTTTGGCATTGATGTGCGCGCTCAATTATTTGCCGAGGCCCACAGCGATGCCGAGGTTCGCGAGGCCATCGCCTATGCCGCTGCACACGCGGTACCGTTGCTGGTGATCGGTGGCGGCAGCAATTTGCTGTTGACCCAGGATGTCCCGGCGCTGGTGTTGCGCATGGCAACAGAAGGCATTCGCGTGCTGCACGACGATGGCGTGCACGTGGTGGTCGAAGCCGAAGCGGGCGAAGCCTGGCACCCGTTCGTCCTGTGGACCCTTGAGCACGGCTTCTGCGGCCTGGAAAACCTCAGCCTGATCCCCGGCACCGTCGGCGCCGCACCCATGCAGAACATCGGGGCCTATGGCGTGGAGATCAAGGATGTCTTCGCCGGCCTCACCGCCCTGGATCGCCAGACAGGCGAACTGCGGGATTTCAGCCTGGACGAGTGCAACTTTGCTTACCGTGACAGCCTGTTCAAGCATGAAGTCGGGCGGTGGTTGATCCTGCGGGTACGCTTTGCCCTCAGCCGCACCACTCACCTGAAACTCGACTACGGCCCGGTGCAACAGCGCCTGACCGCGCAGGGCATCACCCACGCTACACCAAGCGATGTGAGCCGGGCGATTTGCAGCATTCGCCGCGAGAAACTGCCGGACCCGGCAGAGTTGGGCAATGCCGGCAGCTTCTTCAAGAACCCACTGGTGTCCCAGGCCCTCGCTGCCGAACTGCAAAGCCAATACCCGGACTTGGTCGCATACCCTCAGGCCGACGGGCAAATGAAACTCGCCGCCGGCTGGCTGATCGACAAGGCAGGCTGGAAGGGCTTTCGTGACGGCGATGCGGGCGTGCATAAGCTGCAGGCCCTGGTGCTGGTCAACTACGGCGCAGCCACAGGGCGCGAGATTGCCAACCTGGCGCTACGTATCCAGCAGGATATCTTCAAGCGTTTCAAGGTCGAGCTGGAGATGGAACCCAACCAGTACTGA
- a CDS encoding low molecular weight protein-tyrosine-phosphatase, which translates to MEVLFVCLGNICRSPTAEGVLRHKLREAGLAGQIEVASAGTGEWHIGNPPDQRSQRAALGRGYDLSFQRAQQVSRADFARYDLILAMDHSNLRNLKAMQPGQGKAELDLFLRRFDGEVDEVPDPYYEGEQGFERVLDLIERACDLLVIELKGRL; encoded by the coding sequence ATGGAAGTTCTGTTTGTATGCCTGGGCAATATCTGCCGCTCGCCAACCGCTGAAGGCGTCCTGCGCCATAAATTGCGCGAGGCGGGCTTGGCCGGCCAGATCGAGGTGGCGTCTGCCGGCACCGGTGAATGGCATATCGGCAACCCGCCGGACCAGCGCAGCCAGCGTGCGGCACTGGGGCGTGGTTACGACCTGTCATTCCAGCGTGCCCAGCAGGTTTCCCGCGCCGACTTTGCGCGCTATGACCTGATCCTGGCCATGGACCACAGCAACCTGCGCAACCTCAAGGCCATGCAGCCGGGGCAGGGCAAGGCGGAACTGGACTTGTTCCTGCGCCGCTTTGACGGCGAAGTGGACGAAGTGCCAGACCCTTACTACGAAGGTGAACAAGGTTTCGAGCGGGTCCTGGACCTGATCGAGCGCGCCTGTGATTTATTGGTGATCGAATTGAAGGGGCGGTTATGA
- the kdsB gene encoding 3-deoxy-manno-octulosonate cytidylyltransferase yields MTTAFTVVIPSRYASTRLPGKPLQLIGAKPMIQLVWEQACKSSAERVVVATDDPRIIEACKGFGAEAVLTREDHNSGTDRLAEVATKLGLAPDAIVVNVQGDEPLIPPGVIDQVAANLAAHGEARMATLAEPIEDIETLFNPNVVKVVSDINGLALTFSRSTLPWARDAFARSRDVLPEGVPYRRHIGIYAYRAGFLHDFVSWGPCWLENTESLEQLRALWHGVRIHVGDALEAPPAGVDTQEDLERVRRLLGA; encoded by the coding sequence ATGACCACCGCCTTTACCGTCGTCATCCCCTCGCGCTATGCCTCGACGCGCCTGCCGGGCAAACCGCTGCAACTGATCGGCGCCAAGCCGATGATCCAGCTGGTGTGGGAACAAGCGTGCAAGAGCAGCGCCGAGCGGGTAGTGGTGGCCACCGATGACCCGCGTATCATCGAGGCGTGCAAAGGGTTCGGTGCCGAAGCGGTCCTGACCCGCGAAGACCATAACTCCGGCACTGATCGTCTGGCCGAGGTGGCGACCAAGCTTGGCCTGGCGCCCGACGCCATCGTGGTCAACGTGCAAGGTGACGAGCCATTGATACCGCCGGGTGTCATCGACCAGGTCGCCGCCAACCTCGCGGCCCATGGCGAGGCGCGTATGGCGACCTTGGCCGAACCGATCGAAGATATCGAGACGCTGTTCAACCCGAACGTGGTGAAAGTGGTCAGCGACATCAACGGCCTGGCACTGACCTTCAGTCGCTCTACCTTGCCGTGGGCGCGGGATGCCTTTGCCAGGAGTCGCGACGTGTTGCCGGAAGGCGTGCCGTATCGCCGCCATATCGGCATCTACGCCTACCGCGCCGGTTTCCTGCATGATTTTGTCAGCTGGGGCCCGTGCTGGCTGGAAAACACCGAATCCCTGGAGCAACTGCGCGCCCTGTGGCACGGCGTGCGCATCCATGTGGGCGATGCGTTGGAAGCGCCGCCGGCGGGCGTCGACACTCAGGAAGATCTCGAACGCGTCCGTCGCCTGCTGGGCGCCTGA
- a CDS encoding Trm112 family protein: MDTKLLDILACPICKGPLKLSADKTELISKGAGLAYPIRDGIPVMLESEARTLTTDERLDK; encoded by the coding sequence ATGGACACCAAACTGCTCGACATCCTCGCTTGCCCGATCTGCAAAGGCCCGCTCAAGCTCAGCGCCGACAAAACCGAGCTGATCAGCAAAGGTGCCGGCCTGGCTTACCCGATCCGTGACGGCATCCCGGTGATGCTTGAAAGCGAAGCCCGTACCCTGACCACCGATGAGCGCCTGGATAAATGA
- the lpxK gene encoding tetraacyldisaccharide 4'-kinase has product MAMSDRLLKAWYEGHPALVLLRPLESLYRRVVQRKRARFVAGEGEIYQSPVPVVVVGNITVGGTGKTPLILWLIEHCRRSGLRVGVVSRGYGAKPPQLPWRVEASHSAEVAGDEPLLIVQRSGVALMIDPDRSRAVKALLASEPLDLILSDDGLQHYRLARDLELVLIDAARGLGNRRCLPAGPLREPVERLQSVDALLYNGAGSDREDGFAFRLQPTALVNLRSGERQPVTHFAPGQQVHAVAGIGNPQRFFNTLETLHWQPLPHAFADHAPYSAEVLNFTPSLPLVMTEKDAVKCRAFAQPDWWYLAVDAVPSPAFVAWFDTQLMRLLPNRLLP; this is encoded by the coding sequence ATGGCCATGTCCGATCGTTTGCTCAAGGCCTGGTACGAGGGCCATCCGGCATTGGTGCTGTTGCGGCCGCTGGAGTCACTGTATCGCCGCGTGGTGCAACGCAAGCGTGCGCGCTTCGTGGCAGGCGAGGGCGAGATTTATCAATCGCCGGTGCCGGTGGTGGTGGTCGGCAATATCACCGTGGGAGGCACCGGCAAGACGCCGCTGATCCTGTGGTTGATCGAGCATTGCCGTCGTAGCGGTTTGCGCGTGGGCGTGGTCAGCCGTGGCTACGGTGCCAAGCCGCCGCAGTTGCCGTGGCGGGTCGAGGCCAGCCACAGTGCCGAGGTGGCCGGCGACGAGCCCTTGCTGATCGTGCAGCGCAGCGGCGTAGCGCTGATGATCGACCCCGACCGCAGCCGCGCGGTAAAGGCCCTCTTGGCCAGTGAACCGCTGGACCTGATCCTCTCCGACGACGGCCTGCAGCATTACCGCCTGGCCCGCGATCTCGAACTGGTGCTGATCGACGCTGCCCGTGGCCTCGGCAATCGTCGCTGCCTGCCGGCCGGGCCGTTGCGCGAGCCGGTGGAGCGCCTGCAAAGTGTAGATGCGTTGCTCTATAACGGTGCCGGTTCGGACCGTGAGGATGGTTTTGCGTTCCGACTGCAGCCCACCGCGCTGGTCAACCTGCGCAGCGGCGAGCGCCAGCCCGTCACGCACTTTGCGCCGGGCCAACAGGTGCATGCGGTCGCCGGTATCGGCAATCCGCAACGTTTCTTCAATACCCTTGAAACGCTACACTGGCAGCCGCTGCCCCATGCTTTTGCCGACCATGCGCCCTACAGCGCCGAGGTCTTGAATTTTACCCCGTCATTGCCGCTGGTCATGACCGAAAAGGACGCGGTGAAGTGCCGCGCCTTTGCCCAGCCCGACTGGTGGTACCTTGCGGTGGATGCGGTGCCGTCGCCAGCGTTCGTCGCCTGGTTCGACACGCAGTTGATGCGTCTGCTGCCCAACCGTCTATTGCCTTAA
- a CDS encoding ExbD/TolR family protein: MKFRRKQRENVDINLASLIDVVFILLLFFVVTTTFTRETQLRVDLPEAVSGSPAEDQQVKQLDIAISAEGVFSVNNQLLQKNDLAGLMEALQKESGGDTQLPLSISADGKTQHQAVITAMDAAGKLGFSHLRMTTVEAASPP, translated from the coding sequence GTGAAATTTCGCCGCAAGCAACGGGAAAATGTCGATATCAACCTCGCGTCATTGATCGACGTGGTGTTCATCCTGCTGCTGTTCTTTGTCGTGACCACCACCTTCACCCGGGAAACCCAGCTGCGTGTCGACTTGCCGGAGGCGGTGAGCGGTTCACCTGCCGAAGACCAGCAGGTCAAGCAACTGGATATCGCCATCAGCGCAGAAGGCGTATTTTCAGTGAATAACCAATTGCTGCAGAAAAACGACCTCGCCGGCCTGATGGAGGCCTTGCAGAAGGAGTCCGGTGGCGACACCCAGCTACCGCTGTCGATCAGTGCTGATGGCAAGACCCAGCACCAAGCGGTGATCACCGCCATGGACGCGGCCGGCAAGCTCGGCTTCAGCCATTTGCGCATGACCACCGTCGAGGCGGCGAGCCCGCCCTGA
- a CDS encoding MotA/TolQ/ExbB proton channel family protein — MWELVKSGGWMMLPIILSSIAALGIVAERLWTLRASRVTPEHLLGQVWGWIKNKQLDKQKLKELRANSPLGEILAAGLANSKHGREIMKECIEEAAARVIHELERYINALGTIAAMAPLLGLLGTVLGMIDIFSSFMGSGMTTNAAVLAGGISKALITTAAGLMVGIPSVFFHRFLQRRIDELVVGMEQEAIKLVEVVQGDRDVDLVEGKA; from the coding sequence GTGTGGGAATTGGTCAAATCCGGCGGCTGGATGATGTTGCCGATCATTCTGAGCTCCATCGCCGCACTCGGCATCGTCGCCGAACGCCTGTGGACCCTGCGCGCCAGTCGCGTGACCCCTGAACACCTGCTGGGGCAGGTCTGGGGCTGGATCAAGAACAAACAGCTCGACAAGCAAAAACTCAAGGAGCTGCGCGCCAATTCGCCGCTGGGTGAAATCCTCGCCGCCGGCCTGGCCAACTCCAAGCATGGTCGCGAGATCATGAAAGAGTGCATCGAAGAAGCGGCTGCCCGGGTTATCCATGAACTGGAGCGCTACATCAATGCCCTCGGCACCATTGCCGCCATGGCGCCGCTGCTCGGTTTGCTCGGCACGGTGCTGGGCATGATCGATATCTTCAGCTCGTTCATGGGCTCGGGCATGACCACCAACGCGGCAGTATTGGCCGGGGGGATTTCCAAGGCATTGATCACCACCGCCGCCGGCCTGATGGTGGGGATTCCTTCGGTGTTCTTCCACCGCTTCCTGCAGCGTCGCATCGACGAACTGGTGGTTGGCATGGAACAGGAGGCCATCAAGCTGGTGGAAGTGGTGCAGGGCGATCGTGACGTAGACCTGGTCGAGGGCAAAGCGTGA
- a CDS encoding DNA internalization-related competence protein ComEC/Rec2, translating to MKTGMFALALGLLVLRWLPALPSGAGLLAMLILALMLLPFRTYPVAFFLVGLSWACISAQGALDDRLQPALDGQTRWVQGRVIGLPQQTGTGARFELADSRSRNARLPKRIRVSWHGGPTVNSGEYWRLALTLKRPAGLLNFHGFDHEAWLLAQRIGASATVKDGERLAPARNAWRDAVRQRLMAVEAHGREAGLAALVLGDGSGLAPEDWQVLQNTGTVHLLVISGQHIGLLAGLIYGLIAMLARYGCWPRGWPWLPWACGLAFAGALGYGLLAGFGVPVQRACVMVGLVLLWRLRFRHLGVWWPLLLALNGVLLIEPLASLQPGFWLSFAAVAVLVLAFSGRLGPWSVWQIWTRPQWLIAIGLFPVLLVLGLPISLSAPVANLFAVPWISLVVLPLALLGTALLWVPLVGEGVLWLAGGALDVLFKGLALLAAQLPAWVPAEVPLRYWLVSLAGAVIVLLPKGLPFRVLGWPMLLVAVFPPRDGVPHGQVEVLQLDVGQGQALILRTRHHTLLYDAGPRSGPVDLGARVVLPSLQKLGVGQLDMMLLSHADADHAGGAAAVARGLPIKRVVGGETEGLPAFLATQPCRSGEHWKWDGVAFELWQWPGAIEGNPKSCVLQVQANGERLLLTGDIDRAAEQAFLASPLAVPTDWLQVPHHGSRSSSSWAFLQRLAPTAVLISRGRGNAFGHPHPQVLERYQALGSRVYDSAEQGAVRLRLGAFTPPTVARSQRRFWREPLP from the coding sequence ATGAAAACAGGGATGTTCGCGCTGGCGCTGGGGTTGCTGGTGTTGCGCTGGTTGCCCGCATTGCCGTCTGGCGCCGGGTTGCTGGCCATGCTGATACTGGCCTTGATGCTGCTGCCTTTTCGCACCTATCCCGTGGCGTTCTTTCTGGTCGGCCTCAGTTGGGCCTGCATCAGCGCGCAGGGGGCGCTGGATGATCGATTGCAACCGGCGCTGGACGGGCAGACGCGCTGGGTGCAAGGGCGTGTCATCGGCTTGCCGCAGCAGACCGGCACGGGCGCGCGTTTCGAGTTGGCCGACAGTCGGTCGCGCAATGCACGGCTGCCCAAACGTATCCGGGTGTCCTGGCACGGCGGGCCGACCGTAAACAGCGGCGAGTATTGGCGTCTGGCACTGACGCTCAAACGGCCCGCCGGCCTGCTCAATTTTCATGGCTTTGACCACGAAGCCTGGCTGCTGGCCCAGCGTATCGGCGCCAGCGCGACGGTGAAGGACGGTGAGCGCCTGGCGCCGGCGCGCAATGCCTGGCGCGATGCGGTTCGCCAGCGCCTGATGGCCGTGGAAGCGCACGGCCGCGAGGCGGGCCTGGCGGCGTTGGTGCTGGGCGACGGCTCCGGGCTTGCACCTGAGGATTGGCAGGTGTTGCAGAACACCGGCACGGTGCATCTGCTGGTGATTTCCGGACAGCACATTGGCTTGTTGGCGGGGTTGATCTACGGCTTGATCGCGATGTTGGCGCGCTATGGTTGCTGGCCGCGAGGCTGGCCGTGGCTGCCATGGGCGTGCGGCTTGGCGTTTGCCGGGGCGTTGGGCTATGGCCTGCTGGCAGGGTTTGGCGTGCCGGTGCAGCGGGCTTGTGTGATGGTGGGCCTGGTGCTGCTGTGGCGTTTGCGTTTTCGCCATTTGGGGGTGTGGTGGCCGTTGTTGCTGGCGTTGAATGGCGTGTTGCTCATTGAGCCCCTGGCCAGTCTACAGCCGGGGTTCTGGTTGTCGTTTGCGGCGGTCGCGGTGTTGGTGCTGGCATTCAGCGGGCGCCTGGGGCCGTGGAGCGTCTGGCAAATCTGGACCCGTCCCCAGTGGTTGATCGCAATTGGCTTGTTTCCGGTTCTGCTGGTGTTGGGGTTGCCCATCAGCCTCAGTGCCCCAGTGGCCAATCTGTTCGCCGTGCCCTGGATCAGCCTGGTAGTACTGCCATTGGCGCTGCTGGGCACGGCGCTGCTATGGGTGCCGTTGGTCGGCGAGGGCGTGTTGTGGCTGGCCGGTGGTGCACTGGATGTTTTGTTCAAGGGCCTGGCGCTGCTGGCTGCACAACTGCCGGCCTGGGTACCGGCTGAGGTGCCTTTGAGGTATTGGCTGGTGAGCCTGGCGGGCGCCGTGATTGTGTTGTTGCCCAAGGGTCTGCCGTTTCGAGTATTGGGTTGGCCCATGCTGTTGGTGGCAGTGTTTCCACCCAGGGATGGGGTGCCCCATGGCCAGGTGGAAGTGTTGCAACTGGATGTCGGCCAGGGCCAGGCACTGATCCTGCGTACCCGCCATCACACCTTGCTCTACGATGCCGGCCCGCGCTCGGGGCCTGTCGATCTGGGCGCGCGCGTGGTCTTGCCGTCGTTGCAGAAGCTCGGGGTAGGGCAGTTGGACATGATGCTGCTCAGTCATGCCGATGCCGATCATGCCGGCGGTGCCGCGGCGGTGGCTCGTGGCCTGCCCATCAAGCGTGTGGTAGGCGGTGAAACCGAAGGGCTGCCAGCGTTTCTCGCTACGCAACCCTGCAGGAGCGGTGAACATTGGAAGTGGGACGGCGTGGCATTCGAACTGTGGCAATGGCCTGGTGCTATCGAGGGCAATCCGAAATCCTGTGTATTGCAGGTCCAGGCCAACGGCGAACGCCTGCTGCTCACCGGTGATATCGATCGCGCCGCCGAGCAAGCATTTCTGGCCTCGCCGCTGGCGGTTCCGACCGACTGGCTGCAAGTCCCGCACCATGGCAGCCGCAGTTCTTCGTCCTGGGCTTTCCTGCAGCGGCTGGCGCCAACCGCGGTGCTGATTTCCCGGGGGCGCGGCAACGCGTTCGGCCATCCGCATCCGCAGGTGCTGGAGCGCTATCAGGCGCTGGGTAGCCGGGTATATGACAGTGCCGAGCAAGGCGCTGTACGGCTGCGCCTGGGGGCATTCACGCCACCAACGGTTGCGCGCAGTCAACGTCGTTTCTGGCGCGAACCGTTACCGTAA
- a CDS encoding DUF2062 domain-containing protein: MPRRLFKRYMPDPSSIREHKSLQFLGTLLHDPNLWHLNRHSVARAMAVGLFAAFIPIPLQMLLAAILAITVRGNMPIAVSLVWLTNPVTMPVVFVCTYLTGAWLMNVPPRSLPDDLTWEWISGQLSTLWQPFLLGSVVLGLVLGALAYCLTMAYWRWWVAHQWKKRKLRRR; this comes from the coding sequence ATGCCCCGGCGCTTATTCAAACGGTACATGCCCGATCCCAGCAGCATCAGGGAACACAAGTCATTACAGTTTCTTGGCACCCTGCTGCATGATCCGAACCTCTGGCACCTGAACCGGCATTCGGTGGCTCGCGCCATGGCGGTGGGTTTATTCGCGGCGTTTATACCGATTCCTTTGCAGATGCTGCTTGCGGCGATCCTTGCGATCACTGTGCGCGGCAATATGCCGATAGCAGTCAGCCTGGTGTGGCTGACCAATCCGGTCACCATGCCGGTGGTATTCGTCTGTACCTACCTGACCGGCGCCTGGCTGATGAATGTGCCGCCACGCAGCCTGCCCGACGACCTGACCTGGGAATGGATCAGCGGCCAGTTGAGCACGCTCTGGCAACCGTTTCTGCTGGGTTCAGTGGTACTGGGGCTGGTGCTGGGGGCGCTGGCTTATTGCTTGACCATGGCCTACTGGCGCTGGTGGGTCGCGCACCAGTGGAAGAAACGCAAGCTGCGTCGCCGTTGA
- a CDS encoding sensor histidine kinase, translating to MKGFERLPGKHSLFWKLACLLIAFCLLMIWLSWSWGRYMEQQSAYLSDKSREILSGYAAGAELAWSTQGRAGVDAWLQLMAKRETTWVGVIGNDLQSLGSTPLSDKESQRLTFLRGLDWPVSRHVIGLPWMKVPFPVDPGMGSLVIELPQRFMPGRYQLFWRVVTNGVIPGLFTLLLCIGLYRLLIMPLNQLREQANAWRADQLNTRMSRDATSRQDELGELGRAFDHMSERLQGTVRLQQQLLRDMSHELRTPLSRLRVACDSEQDPARLRERLGREIDAMQRLVEDSLQLAWLDSETAPLPQEDIQLQALWDMLRENACFESHWPASRLPCLLPPDSWVRGNLNALAQALENILRNAIRHSPAEGTVLLDGCREGDYWHIWLQDQGGGIDEQDLETIFAPFTRLDGSRPGDGGFGLGLSIARNAVQRQGGRLWAQNSGPGLRVHIRLPAR from the coding sequence ATGAAGGGCTTTGAGCGGCTGCCTGGCAAACACTCATTGTTCTGGAAGCTGGCCTGCCTGTTGATCGCCTTCTGTTTGCTGATGATTTGGCTCAGTTGGTCGTGGGGCCGCTACATGGAGCAGCAGAGTGCTTACCTGTCCGACAAGTCGCGGGAGATCCTCAGCGGTTACGCCGCAGGTGCCGAACTGGCGTGGAGTACACAAGGCCGCGCCGGCGTGGATGCCTGGTTGCAATTGATGGCCAAGCGTGAAACCACCTGGGTGGGTGTGATCGGCAACGATTTGCAATCCCTGGGCAGCACGCCGCTCAGCGACAAGGAAAGCCAGCGCCTGACCTTTTTACGCGGGCTGGATTGGCCGGTCAGCCGGCATGTCATCGGTTTGCCGTGGATGAAGGTACCGTTTCCGGTTGATCCGGGGATGGGGTCGCTGGTGATCGAGTTGCCGCAGCGCTTTATGCCGGGGCGTTATCAACTGTTCTGGCGGGTGGTGACCAATGGCGTCATCCCGGGCCTGTTTACCTTGTTGCTGTGCATCGGCCTTTATCGGCTGCTGATCATGCCGCTCAATCAATTGCGCGAGCAGGCCAATGCCTGGCGTGCAGATCAGTTGAATACGCGTATGTCCCGGGATGCGACCAGTCGCCAGGATGAGCTCGGGGAGCTGGGGCGCGCCTTTGACCATATGTCTGAACGCTTGCAGGGCACGGTGCGCTTGCAACAGCAGTTGCTGCGCGACATGTCCCATGAATTGCGCACGCCTTTGAGCCGCCTGCGGGTGGCCTGCGACAGCGAGCAAGACCCGGCCAGGCTGCGTGAGCGCCTGGGTCGGGAAATCGACGCCATGCAGCGCCTGGTGGAAGACAGTCTGCAACTGGCCTGGCTCGACAGCGAAACAGCGCCGCTGCCCCAGGAAGACATTCAGCTCCAGGCGTTGTGGGACATGTTGCGCGAAAATGCCTGTTTCGAAAGCCACTGGCCGGCGTCGCGCTTGCCGTGCTTATTACCGCCGGACAGTTGGGTGCGCGGCAACCTGAATGCACTGGCCCAGGCCCTGGAAAATATCCTGCGCAACGCCATACGCCACTCGCCAGCCGAGGGCACCGTGCTACTCGATGGCTGCCGCGAAGGGGACTATTGGCATATCTGGCTACAGGACCAGGGCGGCGGTATTGATGAGCAGGATTTGGAAACTATCTTCGCGCCCTTTACCCGGTTGGACGGCTCGCGGCCCGGCGACGGCGGGTTCGGCCTGGGCTTGAGCATTGCCCGCAACGCCGTGCAGCGTCAGGGCGGGCGCTTATGGGCGCAGAACAGCGGGCCGGGTTTGCGCGTACATATACGCTTGCCGGCCCGTTAA
- a CDS encoding response regulator transcription factor, protein MTPAAVGLPTILTIEDDPVLGAYVHEQLGRSGFQVTWCRNGQQGLQMACEQAFDLVLMDILLPGLDGLSILTHLRKSHAMPVILMSALGAEADRISGFRLGADDYLPKPFSMVELRVRIEAILRRVALDRRPEPPRPVMREDARVLQFDDERCDVACQQHWAGLTRSEYRLLETLQRNVEEVLSKAFLYQHVLQRGYAPHDRSLDMHVSQIRRKLKAIGYAEREVRTVWGKGYVLSGHDEGL, encoded by the coding sequence ATGACTCCCGCAGCAGTTGGCCTACCCACAATCCTGACCATCGAAGATGACCCCGTGCTGGGTGCCTACGTGCATGAGCAACTTGGCCGCAGTGGTTTTCAGGTGACGTGGTGCCGCAACGGCCAGCAGGGCCTGCAAATGGCTTGCGAGCAGGCGTTCGACCTGGTGTTGATGGACATCCTGCTGCCGGGGCTCGACGGCTTGTCGATCCTCACCCATTTGCGCAAGAGCCATGCCATGCCGGTGATCCTGATGTCGGCCCTGGGCGCTGAAGCCGATCGCATCAGCGGTTTTCGCCTGGGGGCGGACGACTACCTGCCCAAACCGTTCAGCATGGTAGAGCTGCGTGTGCGCATTGAAGCCATCCTGCGCCGCGTGGCCCTGGATCGCCGCCCCGAGCCGCCGCGCCCGGTGATGCGTGAGGATGCCCGGGTGTTGCAGTTTGACGATGAGCGCTGTGATGTGGCCTGCCAGCAACACTGGGCCGGGTTGACGCGCAGCGAATACCGGCTGCTGGAAACCCTGCAGCGCAATGTTGAAGAAGTGCTCAGCAAAGCCTTCCTGTATCAACACGTGCTGCAGCGCGGTTATGCACCCCATGACCGCAGCCTCGACATGCACGTCAGTCAGATTCGCCGCAAACTCAAGGCCATCGGCTACGCCGAGCGTGAAGTGCGTACAGTGTGGGGCAAGGGCTATGTGCTGAGCGGTCATGATGAAGGGCTTTGA